The following proteins are encoded in a genomic region of Hippocampus zosterae strain Florida chromosome 2, ASM2543408v3, whole genome shotgun sequence:
- the mical1 gene encoding F-actin-monooxygenase mical1 isoform X3 — protein MASQDPVNPSHAAFDHFIQAQDCNDIWRHFNELCRQLDVNRKDFRSFYSKLKESLNYWRAKALWTKLDKRASHPDYHQRKACTKNKCLVLGAGPCGLRTAIELSLLGAEVVVLEKRETFSRNNVLHLWPFTIYDLRGLGAKKFYGKFCSGSLDHISIRQLQLILLKVSLLLGVEVHTGVEFQGLLEPSGEKGWTAKVLPETHPASTFQFDVFISAGGGRL, from the exons ATGGCGAGCCAGGACCCCGTCAACCCTTCGCACGCGGCCTTTGACCATTTCATCCAAGCGCAGGACTGCAACGACATCTGGCGACACTTCAATGAGCTCTGCCGGCAGTTAGACGTCAATCGGAAGGATTTCCGGAGCTTCTACAGCAAGCTGAAAGAGAGCCTCAACTACTGGCGAGCCAAAGCTTTGTGGACTAAGTTGGATAAGCGGGCATCTCACCCAGACTACCACCAAAGGAAAGCATGCACCAAAAACAAG TGTTTGGTTTTGGGTGCTGGGCCGTGTGGTCTGAGGACAGCCATCGAACTGTCGCTGCTGGGGGCTGAAGTGGTGGTGCTGGAGAAGCGAGAGACTTTCTCCAGAAACAACGTTCTTCATCTGTGGCCCTTCACCATTTACGACCTGCGCGGCCTCGGCGCCAAGAAGTTCTACGGAAAATTTTGCAGCGGCTCTTTGGATCATATCA GCATTCGTCAGCTGCAGTTAATTCTTCTAAAAGTGTCCCTTCTCCTTGGGGTAGAGGTTCACACCGGAGTGGAGTTCCAAGGTCTGCTTGAGCCCTCAGGCGAGAAAG GCTGGACAGCCAAGGTACTGCCTGAGACTCACCCTGCTTCAACCTTCCAGTTCGATGTTTTCATTTCCGCCGGCGGAGGCAG GCTTTAA